The Gemmata palustris genome includes a region encoding these proteins:
- a CDS encoding GH39 family glycosyl hydrolase — MDRRTFLASVPGTSLAARCAHPAPGPEIVFDSRSPGDPIRALHGVNGGPLAAGGLLDLSDRWKDAAFPLARLHDSHWPNPDVVDVHAVFPDPGADPSKPESYDFERTDEYVKAVHDCGAGIVYRLGESIEHQKAKRHARPPKDFEKWAAVCAGIVRHYTRGWAKGFKLPIKYWEIWNEPDNRPNCWTGSDADYLRLYVTTAVALRKEFPAIKIGGPGLGNSGNLKGERFDATAFLKALLARCKKDEAPLDFLSWHCYTADPSELVRRAKGVRALLDGAGFRATESHLNEWNFLPDGDWSGLTAKDATVREKWYARVNSAEGAAFTAAALIALQDAPVDAANYFTAEAPGMGLFSPHGVPSRAFGAFLAFKELPGLKRLPGKPPPGVSALAGVGEQVRVLVARPTGAGGAVKLVVAPAPWKGATQYEVWALTPKQDFAHVGGGQNDGCEVTVDLPAQTVYLVKMWRSNG, encoded by the coding sequence GTGGACCGACGCACGTTCCTCGCCTCCGTTCCGGGTACATCGCTCGCGGCCCGGTGCGCGCACCCGGCACCCGGCCCGGAAATCGTCTTCGATAGTCGTTCGCCGGGCGACCCGATCCGCGCGCTCCACGGGGTGAACGGCGGCCCGCTCGCGGCCGGCGGACTACTCGATCTGTCGGACCGGTGGAAGGACGCCGCGTTTCCACTGGCCCGGCTGCACGATAGTCACTGGCCCAACCCGGACGTGGTGGACGTCCACGCCGTGTTCCCCGATCCGGGCGCCGACCCATCGAAGCCCGAGAGTTACGACTTCGAGCGCACCGACGAGTACGTGAAAGCGGTCCACGATTGCGGGGCCGGGATCGTGTACCGCTTGGGCGAGAGCATCGAGCACCAGAAGGCCAAGCGCCACGCGCGCCCGCCGAAGGATTTCGAGAAGTGGGCGGCGGTGTGCGCCGGGATCGTCCGGCACTACACGCGGGGCTGGGCCAAGGGGTTCAAACTGCCCATCAAGTACTGGGAGATCTGGAACGAGCCGGACAACCGCCCGAACTGCTGGACCGGAAGCGATGCCGATTACCTGCGGCTGTATGTGACGACCGCCGTCGCCCTGCGGAAAGAGTTCCCGGCGATCAAGATCGGCGGGCCCGGGTTGGGGAACTCCGGCAACCTGAAGGGCGAGCGCTTCGACGCGACCGCGTTCCTGAAGGCGCTCCTGGCCCGGTGCAAGAAGGACGAGGCGCCGCTCGATTTCCTCTCGTGGCACTGCTACACCGCGGACCCGTCCGAACTAGTTCGCCGGGCGAAGGGGGTACGGGCGCTGCTCGACGGGGCCGGGTTCCGGGCGACCGAGAGCCACCTGAACGAGTGGAACTTCCTTCCGGACGGCGACTGGTCCGGGCTGACCGCGAAGGACGCCACGGTGCGCGAGAAGTGGTACGCCCGCGTGAACAGCGCGGAAGGGGCCGCGTTCACGGCCGCGGCCCTGATCGCCTTGCAGGACGCCCCGGTGGACGCCGCGAACTACTTCACCGCCGAGGCCCCGGGAATGGGGCTGTTCTCCCCGCACGGGGTGCCGTCCCGCGCGTTCGGCGCGTTCCTCGCGTTCAAAGAATTGCCCGGTCTCAAGCGGCTCCCGGGCAAGCCCCCGCCCGGAGTCTCCGCGCTCGCGGGGGTCGGCGAACAGGTCCGCGTCCTCGTCGCGCGGCCGACCGGTGCGGGCGGGGCAGTCAAACTTGTCGTTGCCCCCGCGCCGTGGAAGGGGGCGACGCAGTACGAGGTGTGGGCGCTGACCCCCAAACAGGATTTCGCCCACGTAGGTGGAGGCCAGAACGACGGGTGCGAAGTAACGGTCGATCTCCCGGCGCAAACGGTTTACCTCGTGAAAATGTGGCGGTCGAACGGCTGA
- a CDS encoding sigma-54-dependent transcriptional regulator, which translates to MPTLLVVDDEPSVCYSIARLFGDETTRVVTAGTVAEGVRAFQSERPEVVVLDLLLPDGTGLQAFEAIRAISPKQPVVFITAHGTTTTAIEAMKQGAFDYLIKPLDFTRVANILRRAFEAAHLMHVSPVVPALEPREQLVGRAPVIQEVCKQIGRVAPQDVNVLILGESGTGKELVARAVYHHSKRADKPFLAINCAALPEALIESELFGHERGAFTGADRARIGKFEQCQDGTIFLDEIGDMPLAAQAKVLRLLQDQTFERVGGRESIRTHVRVIAATNQDLEKRIAAGLFRADLFYRLQGVTIALPALRDRPEDIAELAHHFLFLFNQELGLNVQGFDPEALACLRAHRWPGNIRELQAALKETMLRATGPLLLPEFLPNAIRGRVLERHADSTPPGEIDVSRLIDDLVARGENDLHTRVVAAVERILFDRVLRATGGHLGRAAERLGLNRSTLRYKLRDTGLSAESPHTD; encoded by the coding sequence ATGCCAACGCTTCTCGTAGTGGACGATGAACCGAGTGTGTGTTACTCGATCGCGCGACTCTTCGGCGACGAGACCACGCGAGTAGTCACCGCGGGTACAGTGGCCGAGGGTGTCCGCGCGTTTCAGTCCGAGCGCCCGGAGGTGGTGGTTCTCGACCTGCTCCTGCCCGACGGCACGGGCTTGCAGGCGTTTGAGGCTATCCGCGCGATCTCTCCAAAGCAGCCGGTCGTCTTCATTACGGCTCACGGAACGACGACCACGGCGATCGAAGCGATGAAACAGGGGGCGTTCGATTACCTGATTAAACCCCTCGATTTCACCCGCGTGGCGAACATACTGCGGCGCGCGTTTGAAGCCGCGCACCTCATGCACGTGTCCCCCGTGGTTCCCGCGCTGGAGCCGCGCGAGCAACTCGTCGGCCGGGCGCCTGTGATTCAGGAGGTGTGCAAGCAGATCGGGCGCGTCGCACCTCAAGACGTGAACGTGCTGATTCTGGGCGAGAGCGGAACTGGCAAGGAACTGGTCGCGCGTGCCGTTTACCACCACAGCAAACGAGCGGACAAACCGTTCTTGGCGATCAACTGCGCTGCGCTTCCTGAGGCACTGATCGAGAGCGAGCTTTTCGGCCACGAGCGCGGCGCCTTTACGGGCGCGGACCGCGCGCGAATCGGGAAGTTCGAGCAGTGTCAAGACGGGACTATCTTCCTCGACGAAATCGGGGACATGCCGCTCGCGGCCCAGGCGAAAGTGCTACGGCTGTTGCAGGATCAGACGTTCGAGCGGGTCGGCGGGCGCGAGAGCATCCGAACGCATGTCCGGGTGATCGCGGCCACGAATCAGGACTTGGAGAAACGAATCGCCGCGGGCCTGTTCCGCGCGGACCTGTTCTACCGGCTCCAGGGGGTCACGATCGCGCTCCCCGCACTGCGGGACCGGCCCGAAGACATTGCCGAACTCGCGCACCACTTCCTGTTCCTGTTCAATCAGGAGCTGGGATTAAACGTCCAGGGCTTCGACCCGGAGGCGCTGGCTTGTCTGCGTGCCCACCGGTGGCCGGGGAACATCCGCGAACTTCAGGCCGCTCTGAAGGAGACGATGCTGCGAGCAACCGGCCCGCTCCTCTTACCGGAGTTCCTGCCGAACGCCATTCGGGGTCGGGTGCTCGAGCGCCACGCGGACTCAACGCCGCCCGGCGAAATCGATGTGTCGCGGTTGATCGACGATCTCGTGGCGCGCGGCGAAAACGACCTCCACACGCGCGTTGTGGCGGCCGTGGAGCGCATCTTGTTCGATCGAGTTCTGCGTGCGACCGGCGGGCACCTCGGCCGAGCCGCCGAGCGCCTCGGGCTGAACCGATCGACGCTGCGTTACAAGTTGCGCGATACGGGACTTTCGGCCGAAAGCCCGCACACAGACTGA
- a CDS encoding sensor histidine kinase, producing the protein MTLNRQVLFQVTAPALLVALAMLGTSLLGIRSINYLKADQDKIVSEHVRSLEAAQDLETELRHIRFHSFLYVMDMSPARWAKVARDQAAFERILGEIRDRAGSDEEREVLGEIETGYTRYRQELEATTRSPVGPTKEDSLVWSDAHPIRYIVVPCEQLLNLNRKAMQETVDQSAQQGRRARTWMILLGVLGAVGGLVGGFGMAWGLSRSITRLSVRLRDVHAHLEQEVGSLRLTAEGGDLQRMERQVGTILERVREVVGQLQRQECEALRAEQLAAVGQLAASVAHEVRNPLTSIKLLVGAALSGKCPRGLSETDLQVIHDEVGRLERKVQSLLDFARPLEIEPEPQDIAGVVHQVIDLVRERLTRQTVCLTLDLPVGPVAAELDADQFKGVLVNLIFNALDTMPGGGGLDVQLARETGGAVRLTVADTGPGIDARVADRLFTPFFSTKPTGTGLGLSVSRRIVQAHGGTLTAANRAAGGACFTITLPGGRVKSQV; encoded by the coding sequence GTGACACTGAACCGACAGGTTCTCTTCCAGGTGACCGCACCCGCGCTGCTCGTCGCGCTGGCGATGCTCGGCACGAGTTTGCTGGGCATCCGCTCGATTAACTACCTCAAGGCCGATCAAGACAAGATCGTCTCCGAACACGTTCGGAGCCTGGAAGCGGCACAAGACCTGGAGACCGAGCTGCGTCACATCCGGTTCCACAGCTTCTTGTACGTCATGGACATGTCGCCGGCGCGCTGGGCCAAGGTCGCCCGGGACCAGGCCGCGTTCGAGCGCATCCTCGGAGAGATTCGGGACCGCGCGGGTTCGGACGAGGAGCGCGAGGTGCTGGGCGAGATCGAAACCGGTTACACGCGGTACCGGCAAGAGCTCGAAGCCACGACCCGTTCGCCGGTCGGTCCGACCAAGGAGGATTCCTTGGTTTGGTCCGATGCGCACCCGATTCGCTACATCGTGGTGCCCTGCGAACAGTTGCTCAATCTGAATCGCAAGGCGATGCAGGAAACGGTCGATCAGAGCGCCCAGCAGGGCCGGCGCGCCCGCACCTGGATGATTTTGCTCGGCGTGCTCGGGGCCGTAGGGGGATTGGTCGGTGGGTTCGGTATGGCGTGGGGGCTGAGCCGGTCCATTACCCGGTTGAGCGTCCGGCTCCGCGACGTTCACGCGCACCTAGAACAAGAAGTCGGGTCGCTCCGGTTAACGGCCGAGGGCGGCGATCTCCAGCGCATGGAACGGCAGGTGGGCACGATTCTGGAGCGCGTGCGCGAGGTGGTCGGCCAACTCCAGCGCCAGGAGTGTGAGGCACTGCGGGCCGAGCAACTGGCCGCGGTGGGGCAGCTCGCCGCCAGCGTCGCCCACGAGGTCCGCAACCCGCTCACCAGCATCAAACTGCTGGTTGGGGCTGCGCTAAGTGGTAAGTGCCCGCGTGGACTTTCCGAGACGGACCTTCAGGTGATCCACGACGAGGTCGGTCGGCTCGAACGGAAGGTTCAATCACTCCTCGACTTCGCCCGCCCACTGGAAATCGAGCCGGAGCCGCAGGATATTGCCGGAGTCGTTCACCAAGTCATCGACCTCGTCCGCGAGCGCCTCACCCGACAGACGGTGTGCCTGACGCTCGATCTCCCGGTCGGTCCGGTCGCGGCCGAACTCGATGCCGACCAGTTCAAGGGCGTACTGGTGAATTTGATCTTCAACGCCCTCGATACGATGCCCGGCGGAGGTGGACTCGATGTGCAGCTCGCACGGGAAACGGGCGGCGCGGTGCGCCTGACGGTCGCGGACACGGGGCCGGGGATCGATGCCCGCGTCGCCGACCGGCTGTTCACGCCGTTCTTCAGCACCAAGCCGACCGGCACCGGATTGGGGCTGAGTGTCTCGCGCCGGATCGTTCAGGCCCACGGTGGAACCCTGACCGCGGCCAACCGCGCTGCGGGCGGCGCCTGTTTCACGATCACGCTTCCGGGCGGAAGGGTTAAAAGCCAAGTGTGA